The DNA window CTTAACGCCGACCACCTCGGCCAGTGCGGCCCGCGATGGTTTTATGATGGCGTTTTTAAATCCGAAAGCGGCGTTGTTTTTTCTGGCCCTGTTCAGTCAGGTGGTGGGCGGGGAAACATCGCTGCCGGCCAAAAGTGGTTATGCGTTAACGGCCATGCTGGTCGATATGAGCTGGTACGTTCTGGTGGCCTGGTTATTCTCACAACCTTCCTGGCTGCGCTGGTTGCAGCAATACAGCCACTGGGTGGAGCGGTTTTTCGGCGTTATTTTACTGCTGCTGGCGGCGCGGATTTTCAGCCAGCTGCTGTAACCGGTTATTCTTCTTCGCTGAAAAATTCTTCCCCGGCAAAATCTTCACTGTCATCGTCAGCATGGTCGGCACCGCCGAATAAATCATGCAGTAAATCTTTTTCTGCGCTGGTTACTGCACTCAGATTTTCAGCCAGTGGCGGGTAACACACCTGATTACGGCCACTATGTTTGGCCTGATACAGCAGCTTATCGGCTTCGTTCAGCAGCCGGTCGGCTGGCCAGGGGTGGCTGGCATCACACAAAGCCAGACCAAGGCTGGCGGTAATGTTCAGCGTATGACCATCACATTGCAGCGGGGTATTGGCAATGTTTTCGCACAGCCGGCGCGCTACCTGAATAGCCAGCGGCCGTTCGGTAGAGGGCAGAATAATGGCAAATTCTTCACCGCCGTAACGGCAATGAATATCCAGTTTACGGGTAGAGTCGCGGATTAATCGTGCGGTTTGCTGCAACACCAGATTGCCCACTTCATGACCCCAGGTATCGTTTACCTGCTTGAAGTGATCCAGGTCCAGCATAATCAGCGCTGTTGGCAGCAGGGTGCGCTCGGTCCGCTCCAGTTCCTGCGCCAGTGCGGTACGGAAATAGCGCACATTAAACAGCCCGGTTAACGGGTCAGTAATCACTTGCTGACGCAGCTGTACTACTTCTTCCACAATCGGGCACTGAGTTTCGCCCACCGGGCACTGCGGCCGGCTGGCCGTGATTGGGGTTCGGATTGTGGTGTGCTGATTCATAGTCATCAAAAACTACCAACAAAATGACGCCAGCAGTCTAGCAGAGCCAATCACTGCTGACTGCCCCGTCGCGTCATGGTTAGCCTCAGAAATCATCCGGACCCCGGAAACGACTGTGCAATTCATGCACATCCGGCGCCTGTAATCCGGCGGTGCCGGCCCCGTCCAGACGTCCGCTGACCGTTGGCAGGCGCAGATTAAACTGCACGCCGCGAATATCCAGCGGGGTAAAAATCAGGGTTTCGCCCTTACGGCCGCTGCATTGCAGCAACCAACGTGGCAACCCCGGATGCTGCGGGTCCAGCCAGCTGACCGGCCCACCGCTGCAATCCAGCCGCTGCACCTGCGGCTGCCCTTCACTGCTGATTTCCACCGTCACAAGCGGTTTGCTTAAGCGTTGTTCAAACTGGGCAACCGCTTCGTTTTCACTGCCCGCCAACCCCACCAGCGGTAATTCATCCTGCAGACGCTGCTGCAGGTGTAAATGCTCGACACTGCCATCGCGGTATTCCAGCCGCAAGTAATAGTCATCGCTGCGGTTGTGCACGTTATCGAAGGCGATATCGCCATCAAAACCCTGGGTTAT is part of the Venatoribacter cucullus genome and encodes:
- a CDS encoding LysE family translocator, with product MILSTWLTVVTICLLGAMSPGPSVALVLRHTLLGGRKQGMTTGIFHGLGIGIYAFMTVLGLAVIINTHPGLLQSLQWLGALYLLWLGVVNLKARPAGNITRLTPTTSASAARDGFMMAFLNPKAALFFLALFSQVVGGETSLPAKSGYALTAMLVDMSWYVLVAWLFSQPSWLRWLQQYSHWVERFFGVILLLLAARIFSQLL
- a CDS encoding GGDEF domain-containing protein, which translates into the protein MGETQCPIVEEVVQLRQQVITDPLTGLFNVRYFRTALAQELERTERTLLPTALIMLDLDHFKQVNDTWGHEVGNLVLQQTARLIRDSTRKLDIHCRYGGEEFAIILPSTERPLAIQVARRLCENIANTPLQCDGHTLNITASLGLALCDASHPWPADRLLNEADKLLYQAKHSGRNQVCYPPLAENLSAVTSAEKDLLHDLFGGADHADDDSEDFAGEEFFSEEE